One Thermus sp. CCB_US3_UF1 DNA window includes the following coding sequences:
- the murA gene encoding UDP-N-acetylglucosamine 1-carboxyvinyltransferase → MMLTSGGKARRVLRIEGGAPLRGELRVYPAKNAALPILAASLLTPEPITLLEVPRLRDVEVMLELLAHLGTRYRWEGRTLHLHTPEIQSTHAPYELVGQMRASFIVWGALLARVGEGRISLPGGCAFGARPVDQHVKALRALGAEVVEEGNTFYARRVRPLSGRVVFDLPTVGGTEQAMLAVALGGEATLVQAAMEPEVEDLGRFLEMLGVEVRGLGSAILHVRGASHLGGGTYRIIPDRIEAGTYLLAAAATRGDLTLYQVRPDHLDALLDKLRQAGHRVEVGRDWVRLVAASRPEPFHVEAREYPGFPTDLQPIVTAYLATVPGQSTVTDRVYPDRFTHVGELARMGAELYLRDRILMVNGKRLHGAQVKALDIRAGGGLVVAALSAEGVSEVEGVYFLERGYEDLEERLRALGARVGLEETALNLAAD, encoded by the coding sequence ATGATGCTCACAAGCGGGGGGAAGGCCAGGAGGGTGCTGCGGATCGAAGGGGGGGCACCCCTCAGGGGGGAGTTGCGGGTCTATCCCGCCAAGAACGCCGCCTTGCCCATCCTGGCCGCGAGCCTCCTCACCCCGGAGCCCATCACCCTCCTGGAGGTGCCCAGGCTCCGGGACGTGGAGGTAATGCTGGAGCTTCTGGCCCACCTGGGTACCCGCTACCGGTGGGAGGGGCGTACCCTCCACCTCCACACCCCCGAGATCCAGAGCACCCACGCCCCGTATGAGCTGGTGGGGCAGATGCGGGCCAGCTTCATCGTCTGGGGGGCCCTGCTGGCCCGGGTGGGGGAGGGGCGGATCTCCCTGCCCGGGGGGTGTGCCTTTGGGGCCCGGCCCGTGGACCAGCACGTAAAGGCCCTGCGGGCTTTGGGGGCTGAGGTGGTGGAGGAGGGGAATACCTTTTACGCCCGCCGGGTCCGCCCCCTTTCGGGCCGGGTGGTCTTTGACCTGCCCACGGTGGGGGGTACAGAGCAGGCCATGCTGGCCGTGGCCCTGGGGGGGGAGGCCACCCTGGTCCAGGCGGCCATGGAGCCCGAGGTGGAGGACCTGGGCCGCTTCCTGGAGATGCTGGGGGTGGAGGTGCGGGGTCTGGGAAGCGCCATCCTCCATGTCCGCGGGGCCTCCCACCTGGGGGGCGGCACCTACCGCATCATTCCTGACCGGATTGAGGCCGGCACCTACCTGTTGGCGGCGGCAGCCACCCGGGGGGACCTCACCCTCTACCAGGTCCGCCCCGACCACCTGGATGCCCTCTTGGACAAGCTGCGCCAGGCGGGCCACCGGGTGGAGGTGGGGCGGGACTGGGTCCGCCTGGTGGCCGCTTCCCGGCCCGAGCCCTTCCACGTGGAGGCCCGGGAGTACCCGGGCTTTCCCACGGACCTCCAGCCCATCGTCACCGCCTACCTGGCCACGGTGCCGGGGCAGAGCACGGTCACCGACCGGGTCTATCCCGACCGCTTCACCCACGTGGGGGAGCTGGCCCGCATGGGGGCCGAGCTTTACCTCCGGGACCGGATCCTCATGGTGAACGGGAAGCGCCTGCACGGGGCCCAGGTCAAGGCCCTGGATATCCGTGCGGGCGGGGGGTTGGTGGTGGCGGCCCTCAGCGCCGAAGGGGTTTCCGAGGTCGAGGGGGTTTATTTCCTGGAGCGGGGGTATGAGGACCTGGAGGAGCGCCTCCGCGCCCTGGGGGCCCGGGTGGGCCTGGAAGAGACGGCCCTGAACCTGGCCGCGGACTAG
- a CDS encoding PQQ-binding-like beta-propeller repeat protein produces the protein MTGVVLGGRYRLEAPLGSGGMAEVWRAVDERLGRKVAVKLLHPRALPPDRERFFLEVRALSRLFHPGIVQVLDLGEEGGQPYFVMELVEGGTFDRLGPFEEGPEGERILEAAALVMEALAHLHAQGILHRDLTPKNILLTKEGHPKVMDFGLAYLLQEHRHLTRTGYTLGTPSYMAPEQAKGLPLTPKADLYSLGAVLYRTLTGRPPFEGENDQAILFQHVYEAPKPPQELNPAIPKGVGEAVLGLLAKHPEERPAHPGLFRSGLEGFRALRLATPRAGASRSGHYPLAPDPRRLSLRGKLDLGGEAAWPGEMVYAGGRVYLGVGRGLVEVDLLTGEVRREPLPDEVTAPPVARGGVYVGSWDGKVRRFRGRALEWSVETGAEVTAAPLVLGGYVYVASRDGTLYAFFQDRLRFRFHAGGHLSASPTFYRGLLLLASEDGWLYALDPESGGLRYKVKTGPVHAPVAAHRGVVFIPTWEGEVYAFDPLTRETLWNASLEGELWGGMALDEERLYVAGWDGMLRALDQATGEEVWSLEVGKVTAGLAYAAGHVFLATEEGRFLAVDQRGQVVFEATGLGAVQVPPLPLPGEVLVVSLSGRLYRFGVG, from the coding sequence ATGACGGGCGTGGTCCTGGGCGGCCGGTACCGCCTCGAGGCCCCCCTGGGCTCCGGGGGGATGGCCGAGGTTTGGCGGGCGGTGGACGAGCGCCTAGGCCGCAAGGTGGCGGTGAAGCTCCTCCACCCCCGGGCCCTTCCCCCGGATCGGGAGCGCTTCTTCCTGGAGGTACGGGCCCTTTCCCGCCTCTTCCACCCCGGCATCGTCCAGGTGCTGGACCTCGGGGAGGAAGGAGGGCAGCCCTACTTCGTCATGGAGCTGGTGGAAGGGGGAACCTTTGACCGCCTGGGGCCCTTTGAGGAAGGCCCCGAAGGGGAGCGGATCCTGGAGGCGGCGGCCTTGGTGATGGAGGCCCTGGCCCACCTGCACGCCCAGGGGATCCTGCACCGGGACCTGACCCCCAAGAACATCCTCCTCACCAAGGAGGGCCACCCCAAGGTGATGGACTTCGGCCTGGCCTACCTCCTGCAGGAGCACCGCCACCTTACCCGCACCGGCTACACCCTGGGCACCCCCAGCTACATGGCCCCGGAGCAGGCCAAGGGCCTGCCCCTTACCCCCAAGGCCGACCTTTACAGCCTGGGAGCCGTCCTTTACCGCACCCTCACGGGCCGGCCTCCCTTTGAGGGGGAGAACGACCAGGCCATCCTCTTCCAGCACGTCTACGAGGCGCCCAAACCCCCCCAGGAGCTGAACCCCGCCATTCCTAAGGGGGTGGGGGAGGCGGTGCTGGGCCTTCTGGCCAAGCACCCCGAGGAGCGGCCTGCCCATCCCGGCCTGTTCCGAAGCGGCCTCGAGGGCTTCCGCGCCCTGCGCCTGGCCACCCCCCGGGCGGGGGCCAGCCGCAGCGGCCACTACCCCTTGGCCCCCGACCCCAGGCGGCTTTCCCTGCGGGGCAAGCTGGACCTGGGCGGGGAGGCGGCCTGGCCGGGGGAGATGGTCTACGCCGGGGGCCGGGTCTACCTGGGGGTGGGGCGGGGCCTGGTGGAGGTGGACCTCCTCACGGGGGAGGTGCGCCGGGAACCCCTCCCCGACGAGGTCACCGCCCCCCCGGTGGCCCGGGGCGGGGTGTACGTGGGGAGCTGGGACGGCAAGGTGCGCCGCTTCCGGGGACGGGCCCTGGAGTGGAGCGTGGAGACCGGGGCCGAGGTCACCGCCGCCCCCCTGGTCCTGGGGGGGTACGTGTACGTGGCCAGCCGGGACGGGACCCTTTACGCCTTCTTCCAGGACCGCCTGCGCTTCCGCTTCCACGCCGGGGGCCACCTCTCCGCCAGCCCCACCTTCTACCGGGGCCTCCTCCTCCTGGCCTCGGAGGACGGCTGGCTCTACGCCCTGGACCCCGAGTCGGGGGGGTTGCGCTACAAGGTGAAGACCGGGCCAGTCCACGCCCCCGTGGCCGCCCACCGGGGGGTGGTCTTCATCCCCACCTGGGAGGGGGAGGTGTACGCCTTTGACCCCCTGACCCGGGAAACCCTCTGGAACGCCTCCCTGGAGGGGGAGCTCTGGGGGGGGATGGCCCTGGACGAGGAGCGCCTCTACGTGGCGGGATGGGACGGGATGCTGCGGGCCCTGGACCAGGCCACGGGGGAGGAGGTCTGGAGCCTCGAGGTGGGCAAGGTGACCGCCGGTCTGGCCTACGCCGCCGGACACGTCTTCTTGGCCACAGAGGAGGGCCGCTTCCTGGCGGTGGACCAAAGGGGGCAGGTGGTCTTTGAGGCCACGGGCCTGGGAGCGGTCCAGGTTCCGCCCTTGCCCCTCCCTGGGGAGGTCCTGGTGGTGAGCCTTTCGGGAAGGCTCTACCGCTTTGGCGTAGGATGA
- a CDS encoding RidA family protein: MEAIATPKAPQAIGPYAQAVRAGGLVFVSGQIPLTPEGHLVEGDIRAQSERVMENLKAILEAAGSSLSRVVQTTCFLADMEDFPAFNEVYARYFSPPYPARATVAVKALPRGVRVEVACIALAE; this comes from the coding sequence ATGGAAGCCATAGCCACCCCCAAGGCCCCCCAGGCCATCGGCCCCTACGCCCAGGCGGTGCGGGCCGGGGGGCTGGTCTTCGTTTCCGGCCAGATCCCCCTGACCCCTGAGGGGCATCTGGTGGAGGGGGATATCCGCGCCCAGAGCGAGCGGGTGATGGAGAACCTCAAGGCCATCCTGGAAGCCGCGGGCTCGAGCCTCTCCCGGGTGGTGCAGACCACCTGCTTCCTGGCCGACATGGAGGACTTCCCCGCCTTCAACGAGGTCTACGCCCGCTACTTCTCCCCCCCCTACCCCGCCCGGGCCACGGTGGCGGTGAAGGCCCTGCCCCGGGGGGTGCGGGTGGAGGTGGCCTGCATCGCCCTGGCGGAATAA
- the meaB gene encoding methylmalonyl Co-A mutase-associated GTPase MeaB, with translation MTEPREAQVQDLEARFHQGDVRALARALTLVESGHPLGQALLKRLRGRGRAKVVGITGSPGAGKSTLTDRLILEARKRGERVGVLAVDPSSPFTGGAILGDRIRMMRHHQDPGVYIRSLASRGALGGLAGATVAALSLLEAFGFDRIFVETVGVGQSEVDIARVADTTLLVLTPAAGDAVQAFKAGVMEIADLFAVNKFDLPGGERIIQELKSALELSPPRPGGWRPPIYPTVAATGEGVEALFTGLEAHHQHLLAHGLLEDHRLERARFEVESVIQEWGRRRTREGLELVARVAQGDLSPEEAAMALLDPKGET, from the coding sequence ATGACGGAACCGCGGGAAGCCCAGGTGCAGGACCTCGAGGCCCGCTTCCACCAAGGGGATGTGCGCGCCCTGGCCCGGGCCCTCACCCTGGTGGAGTCGGGCCACCCTTTGGGGCAGGCGCTCTTAAAGCGCCTCCGGGGCCGGGGGCGGGCCAAGGTGGTGGGGATCACCGGAAGCCCCGGGGCCGGCAAAAGCACCCTCACCGACCGGCTGATCCTGGAGGCCCGGAAGCGGGGGGAACGGGTGGGGGTGTTGGCGGTGGACCCCTCCAGCCCCTTCACCGGGGGGGCCATCCTGGGGGACCGGATCCGCATGATGCGCCACCACCAGGACCCAGGGGTTTACATCCGTTCCCTGGCCTCCCGGGGGGCCCTGGGGGGGCTCGCCGGGGCCACGGTGGCGGCCTTGAGCCTCCTGGAGGCCTTCGGCTTTGACCGGATCTTCGTGGAAACCGTGGGGGTGGGCCAGAGCGAGGTGGACATCGCCCGGGTGGCGGACACCACCCTCTTGGTGCTCACCCCGGCGGCTGGGGACGCGGTCCAGGCCTTCAAGGCCGGGGTCATGGAGATCGCCGACCTCTTCGCGGTCAACAAGTTTGACCTGCCCGGGGGGGAAAGGATCATCCAGGAGCTAAAAAGCGCCCTGGAGCTCTCCCCTCCCCGCCCAGGGGGGTGGCGCCCCCCCATCTACCCCACGGTGGCGGCCACGGGGGAAGGGGTGGAGGCGCTGTTTACGGGCCTGGAAGCCCACCACCAGCACCTCCTAGCCCACGGCCTTTTGGAGGACCACCGCCTGGAACGGGCCCGCTTTGAGGTGGAAAGCGTCATCCAGGAGTGGGGGCGCCGCCGCACCCGGGAAGGTCTGGAACTGGTGGCCCGGGTAGCCCAAGGGGACCTCTCCCCCGAGGAAGCCGCCATGGCCCTTCTGGACCCCAAAGGGGAGACCTAG
- a CDS encoding NUDIX hydrolase yields the protein MRRKRQVKVARKRVVSAGGVVLRGDPPEVLVVSLKGGRVTTLPKGQVEPGERYPETAVREVREETGVEAAVLSPLGKVRYYFTVRDGEELTTVSKEVHYFLMAYRGGKPRPQLSEVEAAYFLPVTEALERLSYPNEREMVRKALLRLGRG from the coding sequence GTGCGGAGGAAGCGGCAGGTCAAGGTGGCCCGGAAGCGGGTGGTTTCCGCCGGTGGGGTGGTCCTCCGGGGGGATCCCCCAGAGGTGCTGGTGGTCTCCCTGAAGGGGGGGCGGGTGACCACCCTGCCCAAGGGGCAGGTGGAGCCGGGGGAACGCTACCCGGAAACCGCGGTGCGGGAGGTGCGGGAGGAAACGGGGGTGGAGGCGGCCGTGCTTTCCCCCTTGGGCAAGGTGCGCTACTACTTCACCGTGCGGGACGGGGAGGAGCTCACCACGGTGAGCAAGGAGGTCCACTACTTCCTCATGGCCTACCGGGGTGGCAAGCCCCGCCCCCAGCTTTCCGAGGTGGAGGCCGCCTATTTCCTGCCGGTGACCGAGGCCCTAGAGCGCCTTTCCTATCCCAACGAGCGGGAGATGGTGCGCAAGGCCCTCCTGCGCTTGGGCAGGGGCTAG
- the nrdR gene encoding transcriptional regulator NrdR, with protein sequence MKCPYCGHPDTRVVDSRPSDEGAAIRRRRECPGCGRRFTTYERTQLEPLMVVKRDGRREPFNPDKLLRGLLLACEKRPVDQEALRRFAYTFEDQVAGPEISSEEIGLKAMAFLRDLDHVAYIRFASVYREFDSVERFIEEIRRLGGVDKKEEG encoded by the coding sequence ATGAAGTGCCCCTACTGCGGCCACCCCGATACCCGGGTGGTGGACTCCCGCCCCTCCGACGAGGGGGCGGCCATCCGCCGCCGCCGGGAGTGCCCAGGCTGTGGCCGCCGCTTCACCACCTACGAGCGCACCCAGCTGGAGCCCCTCATGGTGGTCAAGCGGGACGGGCGCCGGGAACCCTTCAACCCCGATAAGCTCCTAAGGGGCCTCCTCCTGGCCTGTGAGAAGCGGCCCGTGGACCAGGAAGCCCTGAGGCGCTTCGCCTACACCTTTGAAGACCAGGTGGCGGGCCCGGAAATCTCCTCCGAGGAGATCGGCCTCAAGGCCATGGCCTTCCTGCGCGACCTGGACCACGTGGCCTACATCCGCTTCGCCTCCGTCTACCGCGAGTTTGACTCGGTGGAGCGCTTCATTGAGGAGATCCGCCGCTTAGGGGGAGTTGACAAGAAGGAGGAGGGTTGA
- a CDS encoding SDR family NAD(P)-dependent oxidoreductase, producing the protein MSRDLLGLEGRIVMVTGAGRGFGRAIAHGYGRNGATVIAVDPDVELATSVASEVEALGATAIPIRGDMSVVLDVTSTFEKVEELYGLLDGIVHVTTAESKTPFVELLEGEWYDLMSQDVKSSLYVLQQGLRHLAGGGFVTLVLPPAVRMEPHTLSVRKAVEGLIEGASRTFPGVRVNGVVPSRDPVGEAYDQALVRAALGLGSMVSEGIRGVVLEVQLPEPPAAPEVYELLREIP; encoded by the coding sequence TGGGCCTCGAGGGGCGGATCGTCATGGTGACCGGGGCCGGACGCGGTTTCGGGCGGGCCATCGCCCATGGCTACGGGCGCAACGGGGCCACGGTCATCGCCGTGGACCCCGACGTGGAGCTGGCCACCTCCGTGGCCTCCGAGGTGGAGGCCCTGGGGGCCACGGCCATCCCCATCCGCGGGGACATGAGCGTGGTCTTGGACGTGACCAGCACCTTTGAAAAGGTGGAGGAACTCTATGGACTTCTGGACGGCATCGTCCACGTGACCACCGCGGAAAGCAAGACCCCCTTTGTGGAGCTTCTTGAGGGGGAGTGGTACGACCTCATGAGCCAGGACGTGAAATCCAGCCTTTACGTGCTGCAGCAGGGCCTCCGCCACCTGGCCGGGGGTGGGTTCGTTACCCTGGTCCTCCCCCCCGCGGTCCGCATGGAGCCCCATACCCTCTCGGTGCGCAAGGCGGTGGAGGGTCTTATTGAAGGGGCCAGCCGTACCTTCCCCGGGGTGCGGGTGAACGGGGTGGTCCCCTCCCGGGATCCCGTGGGGGAGGCCTACGACCAGGCCTTGGTCCGGGCGGCCTTGGGCCTGGGTTCCATGGTCTCCGAGGGGATCCGGGGGGTGGTCCTGGAGGTCCAGCTCCCCGAGCCGCCCGCTGCCCCCGAGGTCTACGAGCTCCTGCGGGAAATCCCATGA